TCGTCCTTTCGCGTGACCTCGACGCGAAAAACATCTACCCGCCGATAGACGTCCTCACAAGCCTTTCGCGCCTGATGAAGGACGGCATCGGCAAAGGGTACACGCGCGAGGACCATCCGAGCGTAGCGAGCCAGCTCTTCGCCTCCTACAGCAGGGTGCAGGAGGTACGTTCGCTCGCGGGAGTCGTCGGAGAGGACGAACTTTCAAAGACCGACAAAGCCTTCCTCGCCTTCGGACGCGTCTTTGAGGACCGATTCCTCAAACAGGGGAAAGAGGAAGACCGCGAGATCGGCTACTCGCTCGATATGGCATGGGACATCCTCGGAGAGCTGCCGGCGGGAGAGCTGACGCGCGTCAGCCTCGCCGACATCAAAGAGCACATAAAGAAGAAAGAGCAGTAGCGCAATACTGAGCGACACGACCAACCGCCCGCTGCTGATCGGCAGCGGGCTTTTATATATCAGAATCTATGTCAGCTTCCTATGATTATATGTTGACAACGTTCGTTTTATGATATAATTCTGAAATTATATTCACAATTTATGATTATGGAGGGAACGCAATGATAAATAATATCGCACTGGCGGGCTGCGGCAATGTCGGGACCGCGCTGCTTGAGATACTGCACGAGAAAAAGGCCGAGCTGAAGGAAAGGTATGGCTTTGAATATCAGGTGGTCCTCGTCAGCGATCTGATGAAGGGCATCGTGATGGACCCCAACGGCCTCGATCTGGGAAAGCTCCTTGACGAGATCCACGGCAAACGCAGCTTTGGGGCGCTGGCGCAGGCGGCGGGCCATTTTGAAGAGCTGCTCGACCGATCGGGAGCCACCGTCCTCGCCGAGTGTACGCCGACCAATCTCAAGACGGGAGAACCGGGGCTTGCGCACCTCAAGGCGGCGCTGTCGCGCGGCATCAATGTCACGACTACGAACAAGGGACCGATCGCCGTGGCCTTCGACGAATTGTGCCGGCTCGAGAAGGACTGCGGCGCGAAGCTCTGCTATGAGGGCGTGGTCATGAGCGGTACGCCGCTCATCGACATGATGAAGAACGGCATCGCGGGCTGCACCGTCCTCGGCCTTGAGGGGATACTCAACGGCACGACGAACTTTATCCTCACGAAGATGGGAGAGGGTTCCACCTACGCCGACGCGCTCGCCGAGGCGACGGCGCTCGGATATGCCGAGGCGGACCCCTCCGGCGACGTCGAGGGCTGGGACGCGGCGGTAAAGGTAGTCATACTCGCGAAGATCCTCTTCGGCAAGGACGTCGCCGTGAAGGACGTCACGCGCATCGGTATCACCCAGGTGACGCCGCAGCAGATCGCCGAGGCACGGCGCAGCGGCTTCACGATAAAGCTCGTCGCCGGCATCCGCTTTGACAGCTTCGGCATGCACCCCTACGTGATGCCCAAGGAGATCGCTTTAACGCATCCTCTGGCCGCGATCGGCGGCGCGACAAACGCCATCACCGTAAATACCGACAACCTGGGAGAGATCACCCTGGTCGGTCCCGGGGCGGGACGCCGTGAAACCGGACAGGCGCTCCTCTCTGATATGATAAGGATGAGCAGGTAAAAAACGGAGCGGGCCGCAGAGGCCCGCTCCATTTTTTGTATGATCGGATTATAAATTCAGCGTTTCAGCTCTCCGCTTTTCAGCTTGCTGTCAAAATCATTGACGAGGAAGCGCAGCTCCTTCGTCAGCAGCAGCAGCCCGATGAGGTTCGGGATCGCCATCAGCCCGTTGAGAGTGTCGGAGAGATCCCAGAGGTTCGCGAGAAAGTCGCTGCCGCCCCACGCGCCAAATACGATCAGCACCATCCAGAATATTTTGAACGGCTTTATCATCGCGCTGCTCTTCGTGATATAGACGAG
The window above is part of the Cloacibacillus evryensis DSM 19522 genome. Proteins encoded here:
- a CDS encoding homoserine dehydrogenase; amino-acid sequence: MINNIALAGCGNVGTALLEILHEKKAELKERYGFEYQVVLVSDLMKGIVMDPNGLDLGKLLDEIHGKRSFGALAQAAGHFEELLDRSGATVLAECTPTNLKTGEPGLAHLKAALSRGINVTTTNKGPIAVAFDELCRLEKDCGAKLCYEGVVMSGTPLIDMMKNGIAGCTVLGLEGILNGTTNFILTKMGEGSTYADALAEATALGYAEADPSGDVEGWDAAVKVVILAKILFGKDVAVKDVTRIGITQVTPQQIAEARRSGFTIKLVAGIRFDSFGMHPYVMPKEIALTHPLAAIGGATNAITVNTDNLGEITLVGPGAGRRETGQALLSDMIRMSR